DNA sequence from the Streptomyces sp. HUAS 15-9 genome:
GGGAGTTGCCCACCGGGCCCGTGCCTCCCGTGACCCCGCAGTTGGGAGGCCAGCGTCAGGGGCACGATTGCGTCCGCCAGGGTCACCGAAGCGGGCGATGCTGGAAGGAAACCGTGTGAGCCGGATTTCGGTCCGGGGATTCGCAGTGGCCTCCGCCACCGCGGTCACCGCAGTCGGAAGCGTCGTCGGCGTTGCCTCGGGCAGCGTCGCGCAGAACAGCAACGACGCCGAGCCGACGGCTGCCGACGCCACGCTCCTCGCGGACATACCCGCGGGTCAGCAGGCCCAGGTGCAGACCGCGTCCCTGACGCAGCAGGCCGACGCCCAGGCCATCCAGGCGGACGCGAGCGCCAAGAAGGACGCCGAGGAGGCGGCCCGCAAGGCAGCCGCCGAGACCGCCGTCGCCAAGAAGGTCGCCGCCGAGAAGGCCGAGAAGGAAGCCAAGGCCCGCGCGGAGGCGAAGAAGGCGGCCACCCGGTCGACCCGCGACTCCTCCAGCTTCCCGGTGCAGAGCTCGTACTCGGTCGCGCAGATCCAGGCGATGGCGCGCCAGATGGTGGCGGCCGACCAGTTCCAGTGCTTCAGCAACATCGTGGACCACGAGTCCAGCTGGAACTACCAGGCGGTCAACGCCTCGTCCGGTGCCTACGGACTCTTCCAGGCCCTGCCCGCCGGCAAGTACGCCTCCGCCGGTGCCGACTGGCGGACCAACCCGGCCACCCAGATCAAGTGGGGCCTCAACTACATGAACGACCGGTACCACAGCCCGTGTCAGGCGTGGTCGTTCTGGCAGGCGAACCACTGGTACTGAGCCCGTCGGTTCCCTCTCAACCTTGCGCAGCCCCTCCCCGTCCTAGGGGGAGGGGCTTTCGCCCTGTACGGTCGGACGCGAACGACTCCAGGGGGGAGTGGTGGCGAGCACCCGAGGACGCGGGGGAAGAGGACGGATCATGTCGCGAGTGCCAGGGTGGCTCGGCCGGCTCGGCGCCGGACTGACCGAAATGGGCGAGCGGTTGGACGAGCGGCGGGCCGAGGTGGAGAAGGAGACCACCGAGCCCGCCCCGGTCGTCGCCGACCGCGTGGCCGAACCGGCGTCGGCCGCCCCCCAGCCGCCGGTGCCGGCCGGTCCCCGTCCCGACCCGGCCCAGGCCGTGCCGTGGGGCGTCAGGGTCGCCGCCGAGGCGGGCTGGCGGCTGCTCGTGCTCGCGGGCACGGTGTGGGTGCTGATGCGGGTCATCAGCGCCGTACAGCTGGTCGTCTTCGCCTTCGTCATCGCGCTGCTGATCACCGCGCTGCTGCAGCCGACCGTGGCCCGGCTGCGGCGCCACGGGGTGCCGCGCGGTCCGGCCACCGCGCTCACCGCGATCCTCGGCTTCGTCGTGATGGGCCTGATCGGGTGGTTCGTGACCTGGCAGGTCATGGAGAACATCGACACCCTCTCCAGCCAGATCCAGAGCG
Encoded proteins:
- a CDS encoding lytic transglycosylase domain-containing protein; the encoded protein is MSRISVRGFAVASATAVTAVGSVVGVASGSVAQNSNDAEPTAADATLLADIPAGQQAQVQTASLTQQADAQAIQADASAKKDAEEAARKAAAETAVAKKVAAEKAEKEAKARAEAKKAATRSTRDSSSFPVQSSYSVAQIQAMARQMVAADQFQCFSNIVDHESSWNYQAVNASSGAYGLFQALPAGKYASAGADWRTNPATQIKWGLNYMNDRYHSPCQAWSFWQANHWY